A segment of the Bacillales bacterium genome:
AAGTGTATTCGCAAATGCCCCCGGGTATGGGATAATAAGAACCACCAAATATTCCGGAAGAAAGAAGGGGTAGTGTGAATCCTTTTGCATTCAGCTGCATCATGCCGCACGGCGGGGAACTCGTTCCTGAACTGGCTGGAGAAGATCCGCAAAGAATGAAGGTGACGCGCGGCGCCATGGAGCGGCTCGGTCGGATGATGGAGGAGGGGCAACCCGATACGATCCTCGTTATTACGCCGCACGGAACGGGTGTCGACGGCCGGTTCGCGATCACCGACAGCGAACGGCTTGTCGGCGTTGTCGAGGAGAACGGCGCGCGCTATGAAATGGCGCGTACCGTCGATCGTGTGGCGGCGGCGGAGATCGTTGTTGAGGCGAAAAAGGCGAACTTGCCGGCGGCGTCCATCCATTTCGGCACGAGCGAAGGCGAGGGGTCGGTGCTGCCGCTGGACTGGGGAGCGATTGTGCCGCTGCGCTTCATGCCGGATGTGCCGGTGGTCGTCGTGACGCCGTCGAAGAAAACGGCGCCCGATGAGCTGATGCGATTCGGCGCGGTGCTGCGGAAGACGGCGGAGCAGGCGACGACGAAATTCGGCTTGATCGCGAGCTGCGACTGGTCGCATACGCACGATGAATCGGGGCCGTACGGGTTCAGTCCGCAAGCGAAGCGCGTGGACGAGGAAGTCGTGCGGCTCGTGAAGGCGAATCGGTTGGAAGCGATGAGGGAGCTGGACGGCGATGCGGTGGAGGAGGCGAAGCCGGACGGGTTGCGGCAGGCGCTCGTGCTTGCGGGGGCGATCCCG
Coding sequences within it:
- a CDS encoding extradiol ring-cleavage dioxygenase codes for the protein MNPFAFSCIMPHGGELVPELAGEDPQRMKVTRGAMERLGRMMEEGQPDTILVITPHGTGVDGRFAITDSERLVGVVEENGARYEMARTVDRVAAAEIVVEAKKANLPAASIHFGTSEGEGSVLPLDWGAIVPLRFMPDVPVVVVTPSKKTAPDELMRFGAVLRKTAEQATTKFGLIASCDWSHTHDESGPYGFSPQAKRVDEEVVRLVKANRLEAMRELDGDAVEEAKPDGLRQALVLAGAIPKGERRVDFLSYEVPTYFGMICAGFR